The following coding sequences are from one Streptomyces sp. NBC_01485 window:
- a CDS encoding COG4705 family protein, which yields MTYELSETPEAEPGTSASARPSHRLHWNKVPEVTAYFWIIKVLCTTVGETAADLLNEKAGLGLAGVSVLMSALLAVVLVVQFRTTAYRAGVYWLAVALVSVVGTLISDNLTDNMGVPLETTTTVFALLLAVVFVVWYRRERTLSIHSIETTSRESFYWLAVLFTFALGTAAGDLVSERMDLGYWLAAILFALAIGAVAVAHFALGLDAVWSFWIAYVLTRPLGASIGDYLSQPTGDGGLGFGTVITSGLFLAVILGLVVYLAVTRKDVADPGRVTRQAA from the coding sequence ATGACCTACGAACTCTCCGAGACACCAGAAGCCGAACCGGGTACGAGCGCCTCCGCCCGCCCTTCCCACCGCCTGCACTGGAACAAGGTCCCCGAAGTCACCGCCTACTTCTGGATCATCAAGGTGCTGTGCACGACGGTCGGCGAGACAGCGGCGGACCTGCTCAACGAGAAAGCCGGTCTGGGCCTGGCCGGTGTGTCGGTCCTGATGAGCGCGCTGCTCGCGGTCGTTCTCGTCGTGCAGTTCCGTACCACCGCCTACCGCGCGGGCGTCTACTGGCTGGCTGTCGCCCTCGTCAGCGTCGTCGGCACGCTGATCAGCGACAACCTCACCGACAACATGGGCGTACCGCTGGAGACGACCACCACGGTCTTCGCGCTCCTCCTCGCGGTCGTCTTCGTCGTCTGGTACCGGCGTGAGCGGACCCTGTCGATCCACAGCATCGAAACCACCAGCCGTGAGTCGTTCTACTGGCTAGCCGTACTGTTCACGTTCGCCCTCGGCACCGCGGCCGGCGACCTGGTCTCCGAGCGCATGGACCTCGGCTACTGGCTCGCGGCCATCCTGTTCGCCCTGGCCATCGGCGCCGTCGCGGTCGCGCACTTCGCGCTGGGCCTGGACGCGGTGTGGAGCTTCTGGATCGCCTACGTCCTCACCCGCCCGCTGGGCGCCTCGATCGGCGACTACCTCTCCCAGCCGACCGGCGACGGCGGCCTCGGCTTCGGCACTGTCATCACCAGCGGGCTCTTCCTGGCCGTCATCC